A genomic region of Glycine max cultivar Williams 82 chromosome 15, Glycine_max_v4.0, whole genome shotgun sequence contains the following coding sequences:
- the LOC100775900 gene encoding uncharacterized protein LOC100775900 isoform 1 (isoform 1 is encoded by transcript variant 3), whose product MTPQEERLVLELHSKWGNRWSRIARKLPGRTDNEIKNYWRTLMRKKAQDKKRGEAASSSSSSVDSSISSNNHAVDPHASKKAGEESFYDTGGHGVTASTQDQGQKGEQGLFSMDDIWKDIDNMSEENNTLQPVYEGNSEEGCNFSCPPQVPSPSSWEYSSDPLWVMDEESLFCPLSEPYFSCYAQGSVFLTG is encoded by the exons ATGACCCCCCAGGAAGAACGCCTTGTCTTGGAGCTTCACTCAAAATGGGGAAATAG GTGGTCAAGAATTGCTCGAAAGTTACCAGGGCGCACTGACAATGAGATCAAGAACTACTGGAGGACTCTGATGAGGAAAAAGGCTCAGGACAAAAAGCGAGGAGAAGctgcatcatcatcatcatctagtGTTGATTCCTCAATATCCTCAAACAACCATGCGGTGGATCCACATGCTTCCAAGAAAGCAGGAGAAGAGAGCTTTTATGACACTGGAGGTCATGGTGTGACAGCCTCAACCCAAGATCAGGGTCAAAAAGGTGAACAAGGGTTGTTCTCTATGGATGATATATGGAAGGATATTGACAATATGTCAGAAGAGAACAACACTCTTCAGCCAGTTTATGAAGGGAACAGTGAAGAGGGTTGCAACTTCTCTTGCCCACCACAAGTGCCTTCTCCATCATCATGGGAATATTCTTCTGACCCTCTATGGGTGATGGATGAGGAAAGTTTGTTTTGCCCTTTGAGTGAACCATATTTTTCCTGCTATGCACAAGGCAGCGTTTTTTTAACCGgctaa
- the LOC100306247 gene encoding ATP synthase-like protein: MRLFDPWPVFFKREWKRNWPFLVGFAITGTLITKLSLGLSEEEAKKSKFVQAHKR, encoded by the exons ATGAGACTGTTCGATCCATGGCCTGTTTTCTTCAAGAGAGAATGGAAGCGGAATTGGCCCTTCTTGGTTGGATTCGCCATCACCGGAACTCTCATCACCAAACTTTCCCTTGGTCTCTCTG AGGAGGAAGCCAAAAAGTCGAAATTCGTCCAGGCACACAAGAG GTGA
- the LOC100818666 gene encoding protein ALP1-like, which produces MGPVRGFKKKRKPEKKHDKNGSAAASGSPEGDGPVDWWDDLSKRMNGLQQSPSKCLDNFESVFKISRKTFEYICSLVKDDMMMKAAHFVFTNRKPISLCEQVAVALRRLGSGESLVTIGDSFGLNHSTVSQVTWRFVESMEERGLHHLRWPSTEVEMNAIKSKFEKIHGLPNCCGVIDATHITMCLPASEPSCNVWLDHKKNHSMVLQAIVDPDMRFRDIVTGWPGKMEDWMIFESSNFNKLCEKGERLNGSILQLSEGSEIREYIIGDSGYRLLPYLVVPYEGKELSEPKAQFNNQHLATRMVAQRALARLKDMWRIIHGMMWRPDKHRLPRIILVCCVLHNIVIDLNDEVQDELSLSLDHDSGYHQLVCGAVDEKGVALRDRLSHYLTGRFPS; this is translated from the exons ATGGGTCCTGTGAGAGGattcaagaagaaaagaaagccaGAGAAGAAGCATGACAAGAATGGTTCTGCTGCTGCTTCTGGGTCACCCGAGGGAGATGGTCCTGTAGATTGGTGGGATGACTTGTCAAAGAGAATGAATG GTCTTCAGCAGTCTCCATCAAAGTGCTTGGATAATTTCGAATCTGTTTTCAAGATCTCCAGAAAGACATTTGAGTACATATGTTCACTTGTTAAGGATGATATGATGATGAAAGCTGCACATTTTGTGTTTACAAATCGCAAGCCAATATCTTTATGTGAACAAGTAGCAGTGGCACTGAGAAGACTGGGATCTGGTGAGTCACTGGTCACAattggtgattcatttggcctAAACCACTCGACTGTTTCACAAGTCACCTGGCGATTTGTTGAATCCATGGAAGAAAGGGGTCTTCACCACCTGCGATGGCCTTCAACAGAAGTGGAAATGAATGCAATCAAATCCAAATTTGAGAAAATACACGGCTTGCCTAATTGCTGTGGTGTAATTGATGCTACTCACATCACAATGTGTTTACCTGCATCTGAACCTTCCTGTAATGTGTGGCTTGATCACAAGAAAAATCATAGCATGGTCTTGCAAGCAATAGTGGATCCGGACATGAGGTTCAGGGACATAGTCACTGGTTGGCCGGGTAAAATGGAGGACTGGATGATATTTGAGAGTTCAAATTTCAATAAACTTTGTGAGAAGGGTGAGAGATTGAATGGAAGCATATTACAGCTCTCTGAAGGATCAGAAATAAGAGAATATATAATTGGAGATTCAGGCTATCGTTTATTACCATACCTTGTTGTCCCCTATGAAGGGAAAGAACTCTCAGAACCAAAAGCACAGTTTAACAACCAGCATTTGGCAACAAGGATGGTGGCACAAAGAGCACTGGCAAGGCTGAAGGACATGTGGAGAATCATTCATGGAATGATGTGGAGACCGGACAAACACCGTCTGCCAAGGATTATTCTCGTTTGCTGCGTACTTCACAACATTGTTATCGACTTGAACGATGAAGTGCAGGATGAACTATCTTTGTCTCTTGATCATGACTCAGGTTACCATCAACTGGTTTGTGGAGCTGTAGACGAGAAGGGAGTTGCACTAAGAGACAGATTGTCTCACTATTTAACTGGAAGGTTTCCttcatga
- the LOC100775900 gene encoding uncharacterized protein LOC100775900 isoform 2 (isoform 2 is encoded by transcript variant 2) produces MVQQEVRKGPWTEQEDFKLVSFVGLFGDRRWDFIAKVSGLNRTGKSCRLRWVNYLHPGLKRGKMTPQEERLVLELHSKWGNRWSRIARKLPGRTDNEIKNYWRTLMRKKAQDKKRGEAASSSSSSVDSSISSNNHAVDPHASKKAGEESFYDTGGHGVTASTQDQGQKGEQGLFSMDDIWKDIDNMSEENNTLQPVYEGNSEEGCNFSCPPQVPSPSSWEYSSDPLWVMDEESLFCPLSEPYFSCYAQGSVFLTG; encoded by the exons atggttcaaCAGGAAGTGCGTAAAGGTCCTTGGACAGAACAGGAAGACTTCAAATTGGTGtcctttgttggcttgtttgGGGACCGTAGATGGGACTTTATAGCTAAGGTATCAG GTTTGAATAGAACAGGTAAGAGTTGCAGATTACGGTGGGTTAATTACCTACATCCTGGCCTCAAACGTGGAAAGATGACCCCCCAGGAAGAACGCCTTGTCTTGGAGCTTCACTCAAAATGGGGAAATAG GTGGTCAAGAATTGCTCGAAAGTTACCAGGGCGCACTGACAATGAGATCAAGAACTACTGGAGGACTCTGATGAGGAAAAAGGCTCAGGACAAAAAGCGAGGAGAAGctgcatcatcatcatcatctagtGTTGATTCCTCAATATCCTCAAACAACCATGCGGTGGATCCACATGCTTCCAAGAAAGCAGGAGAAGAGAGCTTTTATGACACTGGAGGTCATGGTGTGACAGCCTCAACCCAAGATCAGGGTCAAAAAGGTGAACAAGGGTTGTTCTCTATGGATGATATATGGAAGGATATTGACAATATGTCAGAAGAGAACAACACTCTTCAGCCAGTTTATGAAGGGAACAGTGAAGAGGGTTGCAACTTCTCTTGCCCACCACAAGTGCCTTCTCCATCATCATGGGAATATTCTTCTGACCCTCTATGGGTGATGGATGAGGAAAGTTTGTTTTGCCCTTTGAGTGAACCATATTTTTCCTGCTATGCACAAGGCAGCGTTTTTTTAACCGgctaa